The sequence below is a genomic window from Candidatus Hydrogenedentota bacterium.
CAGCGCGCCAAACAGCAAACCCCGCATCTCCCCGGCCCGCGCCTCATACCCCGGATCCGCCATCAGATTCTCCAGGCACCACGGATCCTTCCGCACGTCATACAACTCCTCCGCCGGACGCTTCCCGAAACACAGCCGCCAATACGGCCCGTCGCGGCCCGCCCGCCGCATCTCCAGAATCCTTGTCTTCGTTGCCCCCCCGTCACAATTCAAGTACCCCGTCTCCGGATTCCCAGACGGCCACCGGTCCGGCTCGAAATTGTGAATATACAGCAGATCCCCCTCCAGCAACGCCCGCACCGGATACCCCGCGTCCCCCGGACGCCCCACGTCGTGCCGCTCCTTCCCCAGCAAAACATGATTCCGCCAATCCGCGCCCCCGGCCTCCCCGCGAAAGATCGGCAGCAGGCTCCGCCCCGTCATCGGCGCCATCCCCGACGCCCCCGCATCCACCCCCGCCGCCGCCAGAAACGTCGGTGCAAAATCGATGAAATTCACCAGCGCCTCCTCCACCCGGCCCGGCGCCGCGATGCCACCCTGCCACATGATCGCCAGCGGCATGTGATTCGAAGGCCCATACACCTGCCCCTTCACCCGCGGAAACGGCATCCCATTGTCCGCCGTCACCACCACCAGCGTGTTCTCCAGCTCCCCCCGCGACTCCAGCAACGCCAGCATCCGGCCCAGGTGCCGATCAAAATGCTCGATCTCAAACGCGTAATCCAGCAGGTCATTCCGCGTTACCTCGTCATCCGGCCACATCCCCGGAACCGAATCAATCGAATCCAGCGCCTTACCCCCCTTCGCCACCCCCGAACCATATTCATACGCCCGGTGCGGCTCCACCGCCCCATACCAGAAACACCACGGCTTCCCCTCGCCATTCGCCGCCAGAAAATCCTCAAAATTCCCCGCATAATCCGTCGCCCCCATCTTCGACGTCGGCGGCTCCGCCCGGCGCCGGTCAAACGGCGTCCCCGCCAGCTGGCGCGGCTTCCCATCCCGCATCCCCGGATCCCCCGGACCCCACCCCTTCCCCGTCTTTCCCACGAAATACCCCGCCCCCGCAAGCGCCTCCGCATACGTCATGAACTGCGCCGGAAACGGCGCCATATGGTTCACCGCCGTCTCCAGCTGCCACGGGTTCCGCCCCGTCAACACACACGACCGCGACGGCGCGCACTTCCCATTCGGCGTATACGCCCGCGTGAACAAAATCCCCTCCGCCGCCACCCGATCAAACGCCGGCGTCTCCACCCACCCCGTCCCATACGCCCCCATATGCGGATACGACGCATCATCCGCAATCGCAAAAAGGATATTGGGCCGATCGGCAGGTGCGGCGGATAAGCAGACCAGGGCGGCAAGCGCCATGACGAATTGGATGTATCGCATTGTCATTTTTTCACTCCATGGCCGCTGGCGGCACGCTGTCTTCTTGCGATGTAAGCATACCGGGCGACAGCGCTTCAAGGATCGCGGATATTCCTGTCCGCGGCAGCGTGCGCGTCACTTGCGAAAGGACCGCAGGGTATTTGGCGCAACCATAGAAGATGCAATGTCATTCCCACGAAAGTGGGAATCCAGTGCACATGTGAAGTACATCACGCAGCGTCTCTGAATCCCCACTTTCGGGGCTGTCGATTTACTTAATTTACCCTACACTATAAAAGAAATGCGCAGATCCGTCATCCCCGCGAACGCGGGGATCCAGCAACGCGATCGCACAAACCTCCGAGTCCCACTGGATTCCCGCTTTCGCGGGAATGACGCTGTAGGGCGTTAGCACAATATTGTAGGAAATGTGCTCACCGCACGCGTTAAATCGACAGCCCCTTTCCAGGGAATGACGCTGTAAGACAGCAGCACAAACTTGTAGGTTTTGAGGCGTCCGCACCAGTTAAGCCGACGGCCCCATTCGTGGGGATGACGAAATTTCCGATTTCTTTACAAGTTCACCATGCCATTTGAACGCCGTTCTGTGTCCTGCCGCGTGTAGGAAGGTCCGCGATCCTTACGCGGCCACCCCGCGCCGCCACCCCCTCACCCCCGCAAGATCTTCTCCATCGCCTTCCCCTTCGCCAGCTCATCGATCAGCTTGTCCAGATACCGGATCTCCCGCATCGTCGGCTCCTCCACCGCCTCCACCCGCACGCCGCACACCACCCCCCTGATCAGCGTACGCGCGGGATTCGGCCCCGGCGCCTCCGAAAAGAAAGTCTCAAAATCCGTCCCACGCTCCAGCACCGCTCCCAACGCCGCCTGGCTGTATCCGGTCAACCAGCGGATGATTTCGTCGACTTCGGCTTTCGTGCGTCCCTTTTTCTCCGCCTTGGCGATGTAATGGGGATAGACACTGGCGAAACTCATGGTATAGATGCGGTGTTTTGCCATGATTTCGATTTCACTCCAATTCCCTCGGAGGCTGCGGGCAATGTAGGACGGGCGTCCCACCCGTCTGGACAGCCGGGACGGCTATCCTACTTTATTTTCCAGAAACTGTCATTTTTTGACAGTTTCTGGTAAAATCTTGTTATGAACACGGTAACCGACTACTTTCTCCGGCGCGGCGCCACCGTTTTTACGCAATCGGACGTCGCAACAGTGCTATCTGGATCCCCGAACCGTCGCCACGGCCTCGTCAAACGGGCGCTGGCGAAAGGAGAGATTCTCGGCATTCGGCGGGGGCTCTACTGCCTTCCTCGACCCTATCAGAAGCGGCCACTGCGTATCCATACCCTCGCACAACAGATTTACGGCCCGAGCTATGTCAGTTTCGAGTCCGCCCTGAGCTATCACGGTTGGATTCCCGAGGCGGTTTACACATGCACCTGTACCTGTCTTGGAAAAGCTAAGCTGTTTGAGACGCCTCTGGGACGCTTCGATTACAAACGGGTGCCCCAGAAAGTCCTCTATGTGGGCGTCGACCGGGATGTAGACGCGAATGGCAACGCCGCGTTTATCGCGTCACCTGCCAAAGCCCTCGCGGACTACATTTATCTTCATGATCCACCGTGGGAGACCATCGAGGGCGCCTCCGGCAGCCTGCGCATCGAAGTGGACGAATTGCTCGGGGCATCACCCGAAGACCTGGCGGAACTTGAAAAAAACTACACGAACAAGCGAGTCCGGGCTTTCCTCCAAGCCTGGCGACGGGAACTGCAAGCATGAGCGTACAGGCCATTCAACAG
It includes:
- a CDS encoding sulfatase, producing MRYIQFVMALAALVCLSAAPADRPNILFAIADDASYPHMGAYGTGWVETPAFDRVAAEGILFTRAYTPNGKCAPSRSCVLTGRNPWQLETAVNHMAPFPAQFMTYAEALAGAGYFVGKTGKGWGPGDPGMRDGKPRQLAGTPFDRRRAEPPTSKMGATDYAGNFEDFLAANGEGKPWCFWYGAVEPHRAYEYGSGVAKGGKALDSIDSVPGMWPDDEVTRNDLLDYAFEIEHFDRHLGRMLALLESRGELENTLVVVTADNGMPFPRVKGQVYGPSNHMPLAIMWQGGIAAPGRVEEALVNFIDFAPTFLAAAGVDAGASGMAPMTGRSLLPIFRGEAGGADWRNHVLLGKERHDVGRPGDAGYPVRALLEGDLLYIHNFEPDRWPSGNPETGYLNCDGGATKTRILEMRRAGRDGPYWRLCFGKRPAEELYDVRKDPWCLENLMADPGYEARAGEMRGLLFGALAAEGDRRVAGDAGWFDGIPYTDARTAGFYERYMGGEALKAGWVEEGDFEAGMLD
- a CDS encoding DUF2200 domain-containing protein, coding for MAKHRIYTMSFASVYPHYIAKAEKKGRTKAEVDEIIRWLTGYSQAALGAVLERGTDFETFFSEAPGPNPARTLIRGVVCGVRVEAVEEPTMREIRYLDKLIDELAKGKAMEKILRG